From Methanomassiliicoccales archaeon, one genomic window encodes:
- a CDS encoding archaeosine biosynthesis radical SAM protein RaSEA produces the protein MESRDRKQTPQAIWKEEDMISGRKVRTMVLILRTVGCWWSQKKGCLMCGYNQATSEKGIGTKELMSQLEVAMESYDGEEMVKVYTSGSFLDEREVPADVRERLFNAFPSCQNFLIESRPEFVTEKALSSLPRDRMEIAIGLESSSDEILHNCINKGFGVKDYERAAKLIRQMGMRLRTYLLLKPPYLTELQALDDAISSIRFASSYSENISLNPVNVQKETHVESLFRRGDYRPPWLWSVVEVLKRGKEGCDSRVFSIPSGAGTPRGAHNCFRCDPDVISALHQFSFSQDISVFQGLSCDCQRIWKAQLELQNFMRTSVDIDKYLSDDLGFNQA, from the coding sequence ATGGAATCGCGAGACCGTAAGCAAACTCCCCAAGCCATCTGGAAAGAGGAAGATATGATCAGTGGTCGGAAGGTCCGCACCATGGTACTTATACTTAGAACGGTAGGTTGCTGGTGGTCGCAAAAGAAGGGGTGCCTCATGTGTGGTTATAACCAAGCAACGAGTGAAAAGGGAATCGGAACTAAGGAACTCATGAGCCAATTGGAGGTCGCAATGGAGTCCTACGATGGGGAGGAAATGGTCAAGGTCTATACATCGGGCAGCTTTCTTGACGAGCGCGAGGTGCCTGCTGATGTGAGAGAAAGGCTGTTCAATGCATTCCCCTCATGCCAAAATTTTCTCATAGAGAGTAGACCTGAGTTTGTTACTGAAAAGGCCTTATCCTCGTTACCCAGAGACAGAATGGAGATTGCCATTGGCCTGGAGAGCAGTAGTGATGAGATCCTGCACAATTGCATAAATAAGGGATTCGGTGTGAAGGATTATGAAAGAGCGGCCAAACTTATCCGTCAAATGGGCATGAGACTCCGTACCTATTTACTCCTGAAACCTCCATACCTTACCGAGCTCCAGGCCTTGGATGATGCAATCTCATCCATAAGATTCGCGTCGTCGTATTCCGAAAACATCTCTCTCAATCCCGTAAATGTGCAGAAAGAAACGCATGTTGAATCCTTGTTCCGCCGCGGAGACTATCGACCTCCTTGGCTTTGGTCGGTAGTGGAGGTCTTGAAACGAGGAAAGGAGGGGTGTGATTCCAGAGTTTTTTCCATACCTAGCGGCGCTGGTACCCCCCGAGGCGCCCACAATTGTTTTCGGTGCGACCCTGATGTTATTTCAGCTTTACACCAGTTTTCATTTTCCCAAGATATAAGTGTCTTTCAGGGGCTTTCATGTGATTGTCAGAGGATTTGGAAAGCCCAGCTTGAACTTCAGAATTTCATGAGAACTTCAGTGGACATAGATAAATATCTTTCCGATGACCTAGGATTTAATCAGGCTTAA
- a CDS encoding DUF5611 family protein codes for MEYEIRKGHYQKIEGQGLKEVMKRAFGNVKEEDGKLVSSYGAIIRVEAKLVSKTALEVTSQTDKNASEDVQVDTIKHWNMFLEEATGYTAKERLKRLQKKAKEGKL; via the coding sequence ATGGAATATGAGATTAGAAAGGGTCATTATCAAAAAATTGAGGGGCAAGGACTGAAAGAAGTGATGAAAAGAGCCTTCGGCAATGTTAAGGAAGAAGATGGCAAATTGGTGTCTTCTTATGGAGCTATTATTAGGGTGGAAGCTAAACTAGTCAGCAAGACAGCCCTCGAAGTTACTTCCCAGACCGACAAGAACGCATCTGAGGATGTCCAGGTTGACACCATCAAGCATTGGAACATGTTCCTTGAAGAGGCTACCGGTTATACGGCAAAAGAAAGATTAAAGCGCCTACAAAAGAAAGCCAAAGAAGGAAAGCTCTGA
- the rpl4p gene encoding 50S ribosomal protein L4, with protein sequence MKKNVNVYSLKGEVVGKEELPSVFSTAHRPDVIRKAVIAEESNRRQPYGSKFEAGMRHAVSTWGKGRGVARVQRLSQGARAAESPNNVGGRRAFPPKPERSWKLKVNKKEKALARKSALAAMADIKMVQARGHQVKEEITLPVVFEDAVEQLDSTAEVISAFASVGLHDDLVRAKDSKKVRPGRGKMRGRRYKAARSVLIVVTDKNAPLYRSARNLPGVEVVAPGELSTGILAPGGAAGRLAVFSQSALKKLGEW encoded by the coding sequence ATGAAAAAGAATGTCAATGTGTACTCATTGAAAGGTGAGGTCGTAGGGAAAGAGGAGTTGCCCTCTGTCTTCTCAACCGCTCACCGCCCAGATGTCATAAGGAAGGCAGTGATCGCTGAAGAATCGAACCGCCGGCAACCATATGGTTCTAAATTTGAGGCGGGGATGAGGCACGCTGTATCCACATGGGGTAAGGGAAGGGGTGTAGCCCGTGTGCAGCGCTTGAGCCAAGGGGCAAGAGCGGCAGAGTCGCCTAACAACGTGGGAGGTAGAAGGGCCTTCCCACCCAAGCCTGAGAGGTCATGGAAGTTGAAAGTGAATAAGAAAGAAAAGGCTTTGGCCAGAAAATCAGCCCTTGCCGCTATGGCAGATATAAAGATGGTCCAGGCAAGAGGGCATCAAGTCAAAGAGGAGATAACACTACCAGTAGTATTCGAGGATGCAGTGGAGCAGTTAGATAGCACCGCGGAGGTCATCTCTGCCTTTGCATCTGTCGGCCTCCACGATGATTTGGTCCGGGCCAAGGACAGCAAGAAGGTCCGCCCTGGCAGGGGAAAAATGCGCGGAAGGCGCTATAAGGCGGCACGATCAGTTTTAATAGTAGTGACGGACAAGAATGCTCCCCTGTACAGAAGCGCTAGGAACCTGCCTGGAGTTGAAGTGGTTGCTCCTGGGGAATTGAGCACGGGTATCTTGGCCCCAGGGGGAGCGGCGGGGAGATTGGCAGTCTTTTCACAATCCGCCCTTAAGAAGTTAGGAGAGTGGTGA
- a CDS encoding 50S ribosomal protein L3 has product MPNKRRPKKGSQGYSPRVRAKRQVPRLEAWPEISEGPKVQGFAGYKAGMTHAFITDFRSQSTTAGQEIKIPVTVLEVPPMKVAAVRVYENTRYGLRTAGEVWTSSVDETLARLLPIPKQVNAEEAWTKLKNVDIEDVRILAYTQPKLVKGVPKKKPELMELRIGGGNMEARLEYAKSILGKEITINDFAKDGGMIDVAAITKGKGFQGAIKRWGLKLLHHKNSKHRRMIGTLAPKRPGYVRPTVPQAGQMGYHQRTELNKRIIKIGEKGEEVTPKGGFLHYGQVVNSYVLIHGSVPGPAKRLVRLRDPVRKSPPLKEAPNIVYISTESKQGA; this is encoded by the coding sequence ATGCCAAACAAAAGACGTCCTAAGAAAGGATCACAAGGGTATTCGCCTCGAGTTAGGGCGAAACGCCAAGTACCCAGATTGGAGGCTTGGCCAGAGATTAGCGAAGGCCCTAAGGTGCAGGGTTTCGCCGGCTACAAGGCTGGTATGACCCATGCTTTCATAACAGACTTCCGTTCCCAGAGCACTACTGCTGGTCAGGAAATAAAAATACCAGTGACAGTGCTTGAAGTGCCACCAATGAAAGTGGCAGCGGTTAGAGTCTACGAAAATACGCGCTATGGCCTGAGGACTGCTGGGGAAGTTTGGACTTCCAGTGTCGATGAGACTTTAGCTCGACTGCTGCCCATCCCAAAGCAGGTTAATGCCGAAGAGGCATGGACCAAATTAAAGAATGTGGACATTGAAGATGTCCGCATCCTTGCATATACACAGCCAAAATTGGTCAAAGGGGTGCCGAAGAAAAAGCCTGAACTTATGGAGCTGCGGATTGGCGGTGGCAACATGGAGGCTAGGTTAGAGTATGCTAAATCCATACTGGGCAAAGAGATAACCATAAACGACTTTGCCAAGGATGGGGGAATGATTGATGTCGCCGCGATCACGAAAGGTAAAGGCTTCCAAGGCGCCATCAAAAGATGGGGCCTAAAGCTTCTTCATCACAAGAACAGTAAACACCGACGCATGATTGGGACATTGGCCCCCAAGCGACCGGGTTATGTAAGACCTACCGTTCCTCAAGCAGGTCAGATGGGATACCATCAGCGCACAGAGTTGAACAAGAGGATTATTAAGATTGGTGAAAAAGGAGAGGAAGTCACTCCCAAGGGAGGATTCCTCCATTATGGGCAGGTGGTGAATTCGTACGTACTCATTCACGGTTCTGTGCCAGGACCAGCCAAGCGATTGGTTCGCCTGCGTGATCCAGTAAGAAAGAGTCCTCCCTTGAAAGAGGCTCCGAACATCGTATACATCTCCACAGAGAGCAAGCAGGGGGCATAA
- a CDS encoding FAD-dependent oxidoreductase: MARKIVVIGSGAAGLTAASAARRHDPTAEITVFTMDEFIAYSPCAIPYVIEGRIKDFDSLVMHTPEFYKERRKIDVRTKVKVIALDVDKKTLTTSEGRSYDFDSIVIATGGTVFLPPVEGIDLKGVFSVRTISDGKGIKEMLPKVRSVVIAGAGVIGLEMAVAMRKTGKEVTVVEMLPQVVPRIMDQDMANMLQSKLESLGINFVLNAPIKAIKGKEKVEAVVAGAENYPCQMVIMATGIRANLEIPNMIGLDIGPLGGVRVSATLQPYRKGRMVSDVYLAGDIIQCESAVAPGPTMSQLGSSAVRQGEVAGINAAGGYATYPGVASAWVSYLGEVQVAGTGLSKALAEYYGIRVVEGLAKGLTRARYYPDGKELIVKVIADASTHKLIGAQILSGEEATGRINWLTAAIIKGVTVEEFSNAFENAYCPPTSMVKDVVNQAIDELLSRLKD, translated from the coding sequence ATGGCGAGGAAAATTGTGGTAATAGGGTCAGGAGCGGCAGGATTAACTGCGGCCTCAGCCGCGAGGAGGCACGATCCCACGGCGGAGATAACTGTATTCACCATGGACGAATTTATTGCTTATTCGCCATGCGCCATACCTTATGTGATCGAGGGCAGGATAAAAGATTTTGATTCCCTCGTGATGCACACTCCAGAGTTCTATAAAGAACGAAGAAAAATCGATGTGCGCACGAAAGTCAAAGTCATTGCTTTAGATGTGGATAAAAAAACCTTGACCACGAGTGAAGGGCGGTCATATGATTTTGACAGCATAGTTATCGCGACTGGTGGAACTGTTTTTCTGCCTCCCGTTGAGGGGATCGACCTCAAAGGCGTATTCTCTGTAAGAACTATTTCAGATGGCAAGGGAATAAAAGAAATGCTTCCTAAAGTGCGCTCGGTAGTGATTGCTGGCGCAGGTGTCATAGGTTTAGAAATGGCTGTCGCCATGCGCAAGACCGGAAAAGAGGTTACAGTGGTAGAGATGCTCCCACAAGTGGTACCGCGGATAATGGACCAAGACATGGCTAACATGCTGCAATCCAAGCTCGAGTCTTTGGGTATAAACTTCGTGCTGAACGCCCCTATTAAGGCCATAAAGGGCAAGGAAAAGGTGGAAGCGGTGGTAGCAGGAGCAGAGAATTACCCATGCCAGATGGTAATAATGGCAACAGGGATAAGAGCTAACCTCGAGATTCCTAACATGATAGGCTTAGATATTGGTCCATTGGGCGGTGTGCGAGTGTCTGCAACATTACAACCCTATCGGAAGGGGCGAATGGTGAGTGATGTGTATTTAGCAGGGGACATCATCCAATGTGAGAGCGCAGTGGCGCCTGGACCTACAATGAGTCAGCTGGGTTCTAGCGCGGTCCGTCAAGGCGAAGTGGCTGGAATCAATGCTGCCGGTGGGTATGCGACATATCCAGGCGTGGCATCGGCATGGGTCAGCTATTTGGGAGAGGTCCAGGTCGCTGGAACTGGCCTTTCTAAAGCTCTGGCAGAATATTATGGCATCAGGGTGGTGGAAGGCTTAGCTAAAGGCCTCACCAGAGCACGATACTATCCCGATGGGAAGGAATTAATAGTCAAAGTGATAGCTGATGCTTCAACTCACAAGCTGATTGGGGCTCAGATATTGAGCGGAGAAGAAGCTACAGGCAGAATCAATTGGCTCACTGCAGCCATCATCAAGGGAGTGACCGTTGAGGAATTCAGCAATGCCTTCGAAAATGCCTATTGCCCGCCCACCTCCATGGTAAAGGATGTAGTGAATCAAGCCATTGATGAACTTCTGTCTCGATTGAAAGACTGA
- a CDS encoding 50S ribosomal protein L23, whose translation MSVSKLDEILLHPYVTEKTMNQMTGTPTQNFKDGNRLEFIVKRDATKAEIKAAFERRFEVKVEKVWTKIDKEGKHAIIKLAEGYSAEDIGMRIGVF comes from the coding sequence GTGAGCGTGTCGAAACTAGATGAGATACTATTACATCCCTATGTTACAGAGAAGACCATGAATCAGATGACGGGCACGCCCACCCAGAATTTCAAAGACGGAAATAGACTGGAGTTCATCGTCAAACGCGATGCCACCAAAGCAGAGATTAAAGCGGCTTTTGAAAGAAGGTTCGAGGTCAAGGTAGAGAAGGTCTGGACAAAGATAGACAAGGAAGGGAAGCATGCGATCATCAAACTGGCAGAAGGTTACTCTGCCGAAGATATCGGCATGAGGATAGGAGTGTTCTGA